A segment of the Ipomoea triloba cultivar NCNSP0323 chromosome 1, ASM357664v1 genome:
ACATCTATAGAAATAACATgttatcattttttctaattttatgtttccatgtcatcaaattagatgggttacttgttagaaataagctaaaaatgctagatgaaaaataattaggagtataatggcctagatggaccatattttaattcatggtgctagatgaacaatcaatgatagtacATAGGTTGGGTTCGGCAATAACCCAACGTAAATTAGTGTTCGGCCCTagtttttgttgatagtcatggcatatgcatgcaaacatcaatgggaattatttatgctagaacttgaagggcaatctcgtatcagaaagagtgagagacattcgagagATAAGAACTTtagttccttcatgtgtcccattaactattcttgcttcaacaatgtgatctgctaatcttgtgatgatgagtcgcgtactgttataaagaccaagagaatgaTCTATCTtccacaataacataacaggtgcaccgacctttaattaatgtcaattaatgaatgattaagaaaataatacaatctcaaactatttaaaaatttaggagtATGTatttctaatagattttcatcgtctggttctgccttacacaaagagttacaacttaaatatgttcgtccttttgcaatattcatgtcgcacatgtattgatttatttgatcaACAACATGTAAAGTCGGCGAGCGGATCACTGACCTTCCAGCTGCTACTCATCAAGTGTGCCATAttttgagcttgaaattttaaaaaatcacttttaatgtaatcaaagcattgagtcataacaatattgacactgaaattttaattttataatctacatgtatatattctgtgattttttccaatgtaaaacatattgattttaccaatcactaagGCTCTGTTTGAAAACCCgaaaattttgatgtttggcTACCcctggaaaacccagtcaacggaaatcattttccgttgacggGGGAAAATGACCCCaaaatggcggaaaatgacttcaaCTCAATTTCCGCCGTTTCATTTCACCATTCAACTCTGGTTCATCCTCCTCCCCTCGTCGTCAACGGCAAACAAGGATCTCCGGCGGCAGTGAATGGGCGGCGAAGCTGAGAGCACCCACCTCCATCTCGGAAGTGATGGCGTCAAGCAGAACAGAGCACGGCAACCGGCAGCAGCAGCGTACGTGGCTTTCCGTCCTCCAGCGTTGGTCCTCGGCAACGTACAAAGCTCCAGCGAACCTCCATAGATTCCGACCTCAAGAAGCAGCGACGGTGACTGTTCCTTCTTCCAGTTTCCCCTGTTCTTCTTACCGACAGCAGAGTTGCAACAGTGGACTCCCTCCTCTGGTTTAGGCGACGCAAGGCAGCAACAAGATCTGGTTTCAAACCATAAACTATAAACCAGCAAGATCTGGTTTAGGCGCAACAGTGGACTTCCCTCTGTTTCTTCTCTATCACAACAAGATatgtttcttctttatttttattttttttttgaaaatttctttataataaaatatgattataaatattttaattataattaaaaaatttaaaatattataattatacaattctgttcattttccagaaaatggaccaaacacacaaatacagTTTTTCAAGGTACATTCAAACACAGAAAATGAattcattttccgaaaaatgactcattttccagaaaacattttctagaagtcattttcctgctttctaaACAccctaaatttcaaaatgtttcagattccaagtatatataagtaaaactcacctctaaagcctaatttttttgtcaatatttcatatatatataaagcaagtctctgactattgtgagaagttagtaaccttgagtctaacatacaacataaagcattgtgtATGATAGTTggtagtaactttgaggtaagaccattcaagcatataagcatgtttcgagcttgtttctatgctcttaaaattcaaatcatcataatgGCATCAggtaataaacaaaaatatatcaaaatatatgaatcatatatctaaactgttaatccaaacttcactccagattaccaaatggagtgtatgactttttggaatgatgaccatccaaactgttgaaatgcgatgtccataaGGGTTGATTGACAGACTACTCATACTTCATATTTCACCAAAGTAtccgtttcttatgatattatgatttataacatataagaatcaacaaataaactataggagtgttttgagcgggaagttaaagtttatgatattatttttatttttcatttttgaaagagatattgtttttattaaaagtatagattgcattgtagggaaatatatgtaatatataattacgatttgtaattttaatctagaactgtattacaaataggaacgtacagaagaatatattttattaggaattgtaataccatattttaatgtacaattgtattacgaatagaaattgtattaccttattttacaatattacgcatgAATAatataagagtgttttgggcggaaagttaaagttgagaatattgtttttattaatagataatagtatagatagattagtATAACagagataaaataataatatacaatcatgtgtatgtatatatatgtggaccatgattgaGCAGTGAGTATCCCTACCACCCCTGACTCCTCCACTATAAAATTACAGTTTTGTGTGATTATAAACACATCAAATCATATCACCCTTATAGATCTAACATACATATACAATTCATGCACGCGCGCCTCAGTCTTAGTAGAAGCAGAAGCACTAAGGGAAGCCATGAAGCAGAGCAGTAGCCATCACCCAACAAAGCTTAAAACCACCCCAAGACCACTCTTTTCTTGCGCTTTCTTCCGCCATTGCACTCAAACTGTGCTCAGCCCCACTACCACCACTCCCCCACCTCtcccttcttcttcatcttccgATCCCTTGCCACCGCCTCACCCACCCTTACACCATTCTAATACATCCCCGGCTGACtcatcctcctcttcttctAATACTTCCCAGAGTTTCACCCAGTGGAGGTTCCCTCTCCCCACCTCGCCCCTTCCGCATATTCAAACGGACCCCAAACCCGAATCGGCCGCCGCTcctccgcctccgccgccgctGCTGACGGTGAATTTGGAGGAGCTGTTCCACGTGGCGGAGCTCCAGTTCAGTACGGCTTCGGATGCGGATCGTGTCAAGACGATCCATTTGTTAGAACGGTCACTCGTTCCGAACCCGGCGGACGGGGCGGAGTGCCCCGCCACGGTGATGAGAGAGGTGGTGGGGTGCTTGAAGGATAGAGTGAGTGCCAAACCGGCCAGCAAGGTGCTTCTGGCGCTTTGCTTGGCGGAGAGGAACCGACGCGTGGCGGTTGAGGTGGGGGCGGTGGGGATGGTGGTGGAGGCGCTGTCGGACTTGGAGGGTCCCGTGGCGGAGAGAGCGCTGGCGGCTTTGGAACTGCTGTGCACGGTGGAGGAAGGGGCGGCTGAGGTGAGATCACACGCGCTGGCGGTGCTTATGATGGTGGAGGTGATGGGGAGGATGGAAGGTAGGGGGAAAGAATATGCGATAAGTGTGTTGTCAGTGATATACGGTAGTGGGTCCCCCGACCACGGTGCCGCCATTGCTCCTCCGGAGGAGGTGGCGCGTGCAGTCATGCTGGCTTTGCAAGGTAATTGTAGCAGTAGAGGTAGGAGAAAAGGGACCCAGCTGCTCAAGACTTGCAAGAACATGATGGCTACCACTCAACACGCGTAGGAGATCAGATCGATGCAGATGGAGATGAACGGTCCTGATCATCGATTCTTTTTCCCATGTTCTTCTGTTTAAACATGTATGAGAAAGTGAGAATAGTATGGAATATAATCTTAATTTGTTTATCTAAGCTGTTTAATCACAAATGATTTTGTCAGGTGGAAAAACAATTTTACCAAAGGTTTCATTGTATTGCCATAAATCAATTCAAAATGGCTCTTTTAAATTAATAACAGCAGTGTAAGAACAGGTTTCACAAGGAGTGAGACATCTCAATTTACTATATCTGATCTATTGTGAATAAATTAAAAGACTAACGTCAATATCCTTGTAAAGATAGGGTTCCAAACGAATGATACGTCAAAGGAGCTAGATGTCTCCGATGTGATCAGTAGAGTTATGAGAGCTAACAAATTAAGTCATTCGTGTGAGGCGTATTACTACGAGAGGATCCTGAGTTCCTCCCAGTACCCCTTCCCCTTGAGCATGAGGCATTAACATTATGGGGTGTTTGTGAAGAGGGGTTGCGTACTCTGTTGCGAGAACTTAacatattgaaataaaaaagtaattCAAATAACTGTTTGAGCGACTCATGCTTAGTTCATTTTATCTGACTGCTTAAGtgatatataaaatagtgaTGATAAttgcaataaaaattaaaagaacacCCAAGATTTGTTTACACAGTCCAAAGATAAACTTTCTCCTACATCTAGAGGGCCACCAACAGTGAAAACTCAATTCACTAAGTGTTCAATTCCTAACAAAGAAAGGTAGTATTAGTTCACCAAGTGATCTATTCAAGCACTTCTTCTGGGATTGATGAATGAACAACCTTGATGATCTACCTTCAATCTGTTTTTCGTAGTTTCACTCAATTACAAAATCAGTCCTTGTAGAAGCTGCTTGATCTACAGATGCTCCAGGGTGAGGGAGGAGTTTTATCTTGTTTAGCCTCCAACGGGAAGACCACAACATCTCATAGCCAATGGTGATAGCACCCAACTATGTAATCCATTCACAAAAGCTCTTCAAAGCATCAAATCAGCGCATATGAGTTGAATACTGGACTTTGATCTTCTTATTCAATCTCTTGATTGAGAGGTGcagaataatataatgttcaaTCAGAGTTCCTCTCAGTAGTCCATCTTAATTGAAGAATTTCTTTAAGCTCAATCTTTGTATTTTGTTTCTCTGAATTTTGATCTCTGTAAAAATCCACAACTTTAGCTTCTTGAACAAGGAATATATATGAAATCTTGAATTTCTTTAGAAAGTCTAACTGATTGATCCATTTCTCGACTTTCCATCTGGACCCTTTATTTACCAATATGACTTGATTAAATCCAGGGTCCTTGATTTAGTTTGTCCGTTTAACATATTGAGTCATTAACAGCTTCTTGAACTGAAGATCCTTCTGTGCGTGAGTGACTCGTACTTATACGGTATATCTGACTTATTCTACTTAACTTATCTATGGACGACTTTTTTTTGACtcttctaagtttttttttttcttatttctaTTGGAAAGGGGTCACCCATACCGTCAAT
Coding sequences within it:
- the LOC116021227 gene encoding uncharacterized protein LOC116021227; amino-acid sequence: MKQSSSHHPTKLKTTPRPLFSCAFFRHCTQTVLSPTTTTPPPLPSSSSSDPLPPPHPPLHHSNTSPADSSSSSSNTSQSFTQWRFPLPTSPLPHIQTDPKPESAAAPPPPPPLLTVNLEELFHVAELQFSTASDADRVKTIHLLERSLVPNPADGAECPATVMREVVGCLKDRVSAKPASKVLLALCLAERNRRVAVEVGAVGMVVEALSDLEGPVAERALAALELLCTVEEGAAEVRSHALAVLMMVEVMGRMEGRGKEYAISVLSVIYGSGSPDHGAAIAPPEEVARAVMLALQGNCSSRGRRKGTQLLKTCKNMMATTQHA